A stretch of [Clostridium] scindens DNA encodes these proteins:
- a CDS encoding MBL fold metallo-hydrolase produces MKVERFVTGIISTNCYLAINEDTRQAVVVDPAACPSYLLSHIKSEGIKIEALLLTHAHFDHIMGIDGFVDEFHVPVYVYEEDADAMTDPKLNQSSVYTGGYTYEGARSIREGQILKLAGYDFEVFHTPGHTKGGCCYYVRSEDVLFSGDTLFQNSIGRTDFPGGSMSDLVRAVKEKLMVLPDETLVYPGHMGETTIGHEKTHNPFL; encoded by the coding sequence ATGAAAGTAGAGAGATTTGTTACTGGAATTATCAGCACTAATTGTTATCTGGCGATAAATGAAGATACAAGACAGGCGGTCGTGGTTGATCCGGCTGCCTGCCCATCCTATCTTCTAAGCCACATCAAATCGGAAGGAATCAAGATAGAGGCTCTTCTACTGACGCATGCCCATTTTGACCATATTATGGGGATTGACGGATTTGTGGACGAATTCCATGTGCCGGTCTATGTCTATGAAGAAGACGCGGATGCAATGACGGATCCGAAGTTGAACCAGTCTTCTGTCTATACCGGGGGATATACTTATGAAGGAGCTAGGAGCATCAGGGAAGGACAGATTCTGAAACTGGCTGGCTATGACTTTGAGGTGTTCCACACGCCGGGCCATACCAAGGGCGGATGCTGCTATTATGTCAGGTCCGAAGACGTCTTATTCAGCGGGGATACGCTGTTCCAGAATTCGATCGGGCGTACGGATTTTCCAGGCGGAAGCATGTCCGACCTGGTGCGGGCCGTGAAGGAGAAACTGATGGTTCTTCCAGATGAGACCCTTGTATATCCGGGGCATATGGGCGAGACTACGATTGGTCATGAGAAGACGCACAATCCATTTCTGTAG
- a CDS encoding adenine phosphoribosyltransferase, whose protein sequence is MKPIEEYVRSIPDFPEPGIIFRDVTSVLQDADGLALAIDLMQEKLKDVEFDVVVGPESRGFIFGVPIAYNLHKPFIPIRKKGKLPCETVSIKYELEYGVAELEMHRDAIKPGQKVVIIDDLIATGGTNEAMIKLVEGLGGEVVKTVFLMELEGLKGRDKLKGYDVESVIAYPGK, encoded by the coding sequence ATGAAACCGATTGAAGAATACGTAAGGAGTATTCCGGATTTTCCGGAACCAGGGATTATATTCAGAGATGTGACCAGCGTGCTTCAGGATGCCGACGGGCTGGCGCTTGCCATAGACCTTATGCAGGAAAAATTAAAAGATGTGGAGTTCGATGTGGTTGTGGGGCCGGAGTCCCGGGGATTTATCTTTGGAGTCCCCATTGCCTATAACCTTCATAAGCCATTCATTCCAATCCGGAAAAAGGGAAAACTTCCATGTGAGACGGTTTCAATCAAATATGAGCTGGAGTATGGCGTTGCCGAATTGGAAATGCACCGTGACGCGATAAAGCCTGGCCAGAAGGTGGTTATTATCGATGATCTCATCGCCACGGGAGGAACCAATGAGGCTATGATCAAACTGGTGGAAGGCCTGGGAGGAGAAGTCGTAAAGACCGTATTTTTGATGGAGCTGGAGGGCCTTAAGGGTAGAGATAAATTAAAAGGATATGACGTTGAGTCTGTAATTGCATATCCTGGTAAATAA
- the recJ gene encoding single-stranded-DNA-specific exonuclease RecJ produces MEQWVLLRKGADFEGIGKRFQISPRLACLIRNRDVIGDEAIAQYLNGTIADLYDGMLMKDMDKAVDILREKIAEQKRIRVIGDYDIDGVNATYILLEGLEKLGAEVDSDIPSRMKDGYGLNVELIERAYRDGIDTIITCDNGIAAAGEIAYGKRLGMTIVVTDHHEVPFEEEEDGKNYLLPPADAVIDPKQPGCEYPFKGLCGAAIAYKLVEALWEATGGDAEDLDYLIENVAIATVGDVMELENENRIFVKEGLQMLKRTHSPGLRSLIACTGVDKDRIGAYHIGFVLGPCMNASGRLDTAKRTLDLLRAKAGKEADILAGDLKALNDSRKEMTDIAVEQARQIVDTTKAGQDRVLVLYLPGCHESLAGIVAGRIRERYYRPAIILTDAEEGIKGSGRSIEAYNMYEELSRCKDLLTKFGGHKLAAGMSLAKENIEELRRTLNDNCRLEPKDMAEKVVIDMELPFSCVTEELVEELTLLEPFGKGNTKPVFAARNVELISGRILGKNRNVLKLQVKDSSQTAMEAVCFRGAEQMLSLLEERYGKEAVDLLMKGRGSQMKLSVTYYPDMNEYMGKRTVQIVITHYQ; encoded by the coding sequence ATGGAACAATGGGTGCTTCTAAGAAAAGGCGCGGATTTTGAAGGAATTGGGAAAAGGTTTCAGATCAGCCCCAGGCTTGCCTGCTTAATCCGTAACAGAGATGTGATCGGCGATGAGGCAATCGCGCAGTACCTGAATGGCACGATTGCCGACCTTTATGACGGCATGCTGATGAAGGATATGGACAAGGCAGTGGACATCTTAAGAGAGAAGATTGCCGAGCAGAAGCGGATCCGGGTCATCGGAGATTACGATATTGACGGAGTGAATGCCACCTACATTCTGCTGGAGGGTCTGGAGAAGCTGGGAGCGGAAGTGGACAGCGATATTCCCAGCCGCATGAAGGATGGGTATGGGCTGAACGTCGAATTAATCGAACGGGCATACCGGGATGGAATAGATACGATCATTACCTGCGACAATGGCATTGCGGCGGCTGGGGAGATTGCTTACGGAAAGCGCCTTGGGATGACGATCGTGGTGACGGATCATCATGAGGTGCCCTTCGAGGAAGAAGAGGACGGGAAAAACTATCTGCTTCCGCCGGCAGATGCTGTCATTGATCCAAAGCAGCCAGGGTGCGAATATCCATTTAAAGGGCTGTGCGGGGCAGCCATCGCCTATAAATTGGTGGAAGCCCTGTGGGAGGCCACGGGCGGCGACGCGGAGGATCTGGATTATCTGATCGAAAATGTGGCGATCGCTACCGTGGGCGACGTGATGGAACTGGAAAACGAAAACAGGATTTTCGTAAAGGAAGGCCTGCAGATGCTGAAGCGGACGCATAGTCCCGGACTTCGTTCTTTGATCGCGTGCACGGGAGTGGATAAGGATCGAATCGGCGCCTACCATATCGGATTCGTTCTTGGGCCTTGTATGAATGCAAGCGGCAGGCTGGATACGGCAAAGCGGACGCTTGATCTGCTGCGGGCGAAAGCCGGAAAAGAGGCGGACATACTGGCAGGGGATCTGAAGGCGCTGAACGACAGCCGAAAAGAGATGACGGATATCGCGGTGGAACAGGCAAGGCAGATCGTGGACACGACGAAGGCGGGGCAAGACCGGGTTCTGGTCCTCTATCTGCCCGGCTGCCATGAAAGCCTGGCCGGAATCGTGGCAGGCCGGATCCGGGAGCGGTATTACAGGCCTGCCATCATACTGACGGATGCCGAAGAAGGCATTAAAGGTTCGGGTCGTTCCATAGAGGCATATAATATGTACGAAGAACTGAGCCGCTGCAAGGATCTCCTTACCAAGTTCGGAGGGCATAAGCTGGCGGCAGGAATGTCCCTTGCCAAGGAAAACATAGAAGAACTTCGAAGGACGCTCAATGATAACTGCCGGCTGGAGCCAAAAGACATGGCAGAAAAAGTAGTGATAGATATGGAATTGCCGTTTTCCTGCGTGACAGAGGAACTGGTGGAGGAACTGACTCTTTTGGAGCCTTTCGGAAAAGGGAATACAAAGCCGGTCTTTGCCGCCAGAAATGTAGAACTTATAAGCGGGCGGATTCTTGGCAAGAATAGAAATGTACTGAAGCTTCAGGTAAAAGATTCCAGCCAGACGGCAATGGAGGCCGTGTGCTTCCGGGGAGCAGAGCAGATGCTTTCCCTTCTGGAAGAGCGGTATGGGAAAGAGGCTGTGGATCTTCTGATGAAAGGAAGAGGAAGCCAGATGAAACTGTCCGTCACTTATTATCCCGACATGAATGAATATATGGGAAAGCGTACAGTTCAGATTGTGATTACGCACTACCAGTAA
- a CDS encoding RelA/SpoT family protein, with translation MSEKTTYEAIDGRIAPESLTADTSAGLEVVDGHAVKAPGDYENPDLLYEMLIARIRRYHPSTDVSMIEKAYQLAKKAHGGQCRKSGEPYIVHPLWVAIILADLEMDKETIVSGMLHDVVEDTEVSEEDIKREFGEEVALLVDGVTKLGRLSYSSDKLEVQAENLRKMFLAMAKDIRVIIIKLADRLHNMRTLEFMTPAKQKEKAKETMDIYAPIAQRLGISKIKTELDDLALKYSQPEVFFDLVNQINARKTEREEFVQQIVDEVSTHMKNASIKADVNGRVKHFFSIYKKMVNQDKTVDQVYDLFAVRIIVDSVKDCYAALGVIHEMYTPIPGRFKDYIAMPKPNMYQSLHTTLMSSVGQPFEIQIRTQEMHKTAEYGIAAHWKYKESNDGKKSVEAQEEEKLSWLRQILEWQRDMSDNREFLSLIKGDLDLFAEDVYCFTPQGDVKNLPNGSTPIDFAYAIHSAVGNKMVGARVNGKLVNIEYKIQNGDRIEILTSQNSRGPSRDWLGIVKSTQAKNKINQWFKKEFKESNIIKGKEMIASYCKAKSINLSNIMNPKYQDVVQKKYGFKDWEAVLAAIGHGGLKEGQVVNRLVEEYDKEHKQEITDEVVLERVAEASKNKVHIAKSKSGIVVKGIDDMAVRFSRCCNPVPGDEIVGFVTRGRGLSIHRTDCVNMIHLTESERARLIDAEWESDVAEKAGGQYLAEIKMFAHDRQGLLMEMSKIFTEGDVDVKSMNVRTSKQGTATIETGFIVHGREELTRIVKKLRQVEGVIDIERTTG, from the coding sequence ATGTCAGAAAAAACCACATATGAGGCAATTGACGGGCGTATTGCGCCAGAATCGCTGACGGCAGATACATCCGCAGGACTGGAAGTCGTTGACGGTCATGCCGTCAAAGCGCCGGGAGACTATGAAAATCCGGATCTCTTATATGAAATGTTAATTGCCCGCATCCGAAGGTATCACCCTTCTACGGATGTTTCTATGATTGAAAAAGCATACCAGCTTGCGAAAAAAGCCCATGGAGGGCAGTGCCGCAAGTCCGGGGAGCCGTATATCGTGCATCCTCTGTGGGTAGCCATCATACTGGCGGACCTGGAGATGGATAAAGAGACGATCGTATCCGGCATGCTTCATGATGTTGTCGAGGATACGGAAGTAAGCGAAGAGGATATTAAACGGGAATTTGGCGAGGAAGTAGCGCTTCTGGTAGATGGCGTCACCAAGTTGGGAAGACTTTCCTATTCTTCTGACAAGCTGGAGGTACAGGCGGAGAATTTAAGAAAGATGTTCCTGGCAATGGCAAAGGATATCCGGGTCATCATTATCAAGCTTGCCGACCGCCTTCACAACATGCGCACGCTGGAGTTTATGACGCCGGCCAAGCAGAAGGAGAAAGCCAAAGAGACCATGGATATCTATGCGCCGATCGCCCAGCGGCTCGGTATATCCAAGATTAAGACGGAACTGGATGACCTGGCTCTTAAGTATTCGCAGCCGGAAGTATTCTTTGACCTTGTAAATCAGATTAACGCAAGGAAGACGGAGCGGGAAGAATTCGTCCAGCAGATCGTGGATGAAGTGTCCACCCACATGAAGAACGCCAGCATCAAAGCGGATGTGAACGGGCGTGTCAAGCATTTTTTCAGCATTTACAAGAAGATGGTCAATCAGGATAAGACGGTGGACCAGGTCTATGACCTGTTCGCGGTACGGATCATCGTGGACTCGGTAAAGGACTGCTATGCAGCGCTGGGCGTCATCCATGAGATGTATACGCCGATACCGGGACGCTTCAAAGACTATATCGCGATGCCCAAGCCCAATATGTATCAGTCCTTGCATACGACGCTGATGAGTTCCGTGGGGCAGCCTTTTGAGATCCAGATCAGGACGCAGGAAATGCATAAGACGGCAGAGTACGGTATCGCCGCCCACTGGAAGTATAAAGAATCCAATGACGGCAAGAAGAGCGTGGAGGCGCAGGAAGAAGAGAAGCTTAGCTGGCTGCGCCAGATACTGGAATGGCAGAGAGACATGTCGGATAACCGGGAATTTTTAAGCCTCATCAAGGGCGATCTGGACCTGTTTGCAGAGGATGTATACTGCTTTACGCCCCAGGGGGATGTGAAGAATCTGCCTAATGGCTCTACGCCGATTGATTTCGCATACGCCATCCACAGCGCGGTGGGAAATAAGATGGTAGGCGCCAGGGTAAACGGCAAGCTGGTGAATATTGAATACAAGATACAGAACGGGGACAGGATCGAGATCCTGACCTCCCAGAACTCCAGAGGCCCCAGCCGGGACTGGCTGGGAATCGTCAAGAGCACCCAGGCAAAGAACAAGATCAATCAATGGTTTAAGAAAGAATTCAAGGAAAGCAACATCATTAAGGGAAAAGAGATGATTGCCTCTTATTGTAAAGCCAAATCCATTAATTTGAGCAATATCATGAATCCGAAATATCAGGACGTGGTGCAGAAGAAATATGGATTCAAGGACTGGGAAGCGGTGCTGGCTGCCATAGGGCATGGGGGGCTGAAGGAAGGCCAGGTGGTAAACCGACTTGTAGAAGAGTATGACAAAGAGCACAAGCAGGAGATCACGGATGAAGTGGTTCTGGAGCGGGTTGCAGAAGCGTCCAAGAACAAGGTGCATATTGCCAAGTCCAAGAGCGGAATCGTGGTCAAGGGAATTGACGATATGGCCGTACGTTTCTCCAGATGCTGTAATCCGGTGCCCGGGGATGAGATTGTGGGCTTCGTTACCAGAGGCAGAGGCCTTTCCATCCATCGCACGGACTGTGTGAACATGATCCATCTGACAGAATCCGAGCGCGCCCGCCTGATTGATGCGGAGTGGGAAAGCGACGTGGCAGAGAAGGCCGGCGGGCAGTATCTGGCTGAGATCAAGATGTTTGCCCATGACAGGCAAGGCCTTTTGATGGAGATGTCAAAGATCTTTACGGAAGGAGACGTGGATGTCAAGTCCATGAATGTGCGCACCAGCAAGCAGGGAACCGCTACCATTGAGACGGGATTTATCGTGCATGGCAGGGAAGAACTGACAAGGATCGTGAAGAAGCTTCGTCAGGTGGAAGGCGTAATTGATATTGAAAGGACGACAGGATAG